One region of Candidatus Paceibacterota bacterium genomic DNA includes:
- a CDS encoding thioredoxin family protein: MKSPIKILIAFVGVWWAAAWAAEPAKLPKLVDLGAGKCVSCKMMAPILKDLKKEYAGQLDVEFIDVWKNPREAKTYRIKLIPTQIFFDVSGKERFRHEGFLGKQDILAKWKELGVELKSTDRTSKSKAGLKSDGKVEAKK; the protein is encoded by the coding sequence ATGAAGTCACCTATTAAGATCCTGATAGCATTTGTTGGTGTATGGTGGGCGGCGGCATGGGCGGCGGAGCCGGCGAAGCTTCCAAAACTGGTGGACTTGGGAGCGGGCAAATGTGTTTCCTGCAAGATGATGGCCCCAATCCTCAAAGACCTCAAAAAGGAGTATGCGGGGCAGTTGGACGTCGAGTTTATTGACGTATGGAAGAATCCCAGGGAGGCGAAAACGTACAGGATCAAGCTTATCCCCACACAAATCTTCTTCGACGTTTCGGGGAAGGAACGCTTCCGGCATGAGGGTTTCCTAGGGAAACAGGACATACTGGCGAAATGGAAGGAACTGGGGGTTGAGCTTAAATCCACGGACCGAACCTCGAAATCCAAAGCGGGGCTGAAGTCCGATGGGAAGGTAGAAGCGAAAAAATAA
- a CDS encoding thioredoxin family protein produces MQILVIGPGCAKCKTLAQFTELAVKELGVAADINKVTDLKQIVALGVMMTPALVVNGTVKAAGKVPSVNEIKVMLAQTVEAGKTVV; encoded by the coding sequence ATGCAAATACTCGTTATTGGACCGGGCTGCGCGAAGTGCAAGACCCTGGCGCAATTCACGGAACTGGCCGTGAAAGAACTGGGCGTTGCCGCCGACATCAACAAAGTCACGGACCTGAAGCAAATCGTGGCGCTAGGTGTGATGATGACACCGGCGCTGGTGGTGAATGGCACGGTCAAAGCGGCCGGCAAGGTGCCAAGCGTCAACGAGATCAAGGTGATGCTTGCGCAGACGGTGGAGGCCGGGAAGACGGTCGTATGA
- a CDS encoding permease, which produces MNGITLNTNGGLLSRELKVLGAFTAVFVFLFFLPVGVPRFDNALKEGLDLAKWYAQEHVLLCLVPALFIAGGISAFVSQASVMRYLGPKANKALAYGVASVSGTILAVCSCTVLPLFGGIWMRGAGLGPATAFLYSGPAINVLAVVLTARVLGLELGAARAVGAVAFSVIVGIAMHLIFRREEQAKAEAAALMPEVEVRRPLWQNVLFFASMVGFLVFANWSKPAEPVGLWASIYAWKWPVAGAFAAGLGACLGLWFGFKWKELALAAAPVAILSFAFPHEPLIPFVVGCAGLVVLSARHPGDGREWLDATWALGKQIFPLLIGGVFLSGILLGRPGHEGLIPSDWVSQSVGGNSFLANLFSSVVGAFMYFATLTEVPILQGLIGSGMGKGPALALLLAGPALSLPSMLVLRSTMGTKKTVVYVSLVIVMATATGLLYGALF; this is translated from the coding sequence ATGAACGGAATTACCCTAAACACGAACGGCGGACTGCTGAGCCGGGAACTGAAGGTATTAGGCGCGTTCACCGCCGTGTTTGTGTTCCTGTTCTTTCTGCCGGTGGGGGTGCCGCGGTTTGACAACGCGCTGAAGGAGGGGCTGGATCTGGCGAAGTGGTATGCGCAGGAGCACGTGCTGCTGTGCCTGGTGCCGGCGTTGTTCATCGCGGGGGGTATCAGCGCGTTTGTGAGCCAGGCGTCGGTGATGCGCTACCTGGGGCCCAAGGCGAACAAGGCGCTGGCTTACGGCGTGGCGTCGGTGTCCGGGACCATCCTGGCGGTGTGCTCCTGCACAGTCCTGCCGCTGTTCGGGGGCATTTGGATGCGGGGGGCGGGACTGGGCCCGGCGACGGCGTTCCTGTATTCAGGGCCGGCCATCAACGTGCTGGCCGTCGTGCTGACGGCGCGAGTGCTCGGGCTGGAACTGGGGGCGGCGCGGGCGGTGGGCGCGGTGGCGTTCAGTGTGATAGTGGGTATCGCGATGCACCTGATCTTCCGGCGTGAGGAACAGGCCAAAGCGGAAGCCGCGGCGCTCATGCCCGAGGTGGAGGTCCGGCGGCCGCTGTGGCAGAACGTGCTGTTTTTCGCCTCGATGGTGGGCTTCCTGGTGTTCGCGAACTGGAGCAAGCCGGCGGAGCCGGTGGGCTTATGGGCGAGCATTTACGCGTGGAAGTGGCCGGTGGCGGGCGCGTTCGCGGCGGGTTTGGGGGCGTGTTTGGGGCTGTGGTTTGGTTTCAAGTGGAAGGAACTGGCGCTGGCGGCGGCACCGGTGGCCATCTTGAGCTTCGCCTTTCCGCATGAACCGCTGATTCCGTTCGTCGTCGGCTGCGCGGGGTTGGTGGTGCTGAGCGCGCGGCATCCCGGCGATGGCCGCGAGTGGCTGGATGCGACCTGGGCGCTGGGCAAACAGATTTTCCCGCTGCTGATCGGCGGGGTGTTCCTGTCGGGCATTCTGCTGGGGCGACCCGGGCACGAGGGATTGATTCCGTCGGACTGGGTGAGCCAATCGGTCGGCGGCAATTCGTTCCTAGCGAACTTATTCTCGTCCGTAGTCGGAGCGTTCATGTATTTCGCAACGTTGACGGAGGTGCCAATCCTGCAAGGCCTGATCGGGTCCGGGATGGGCAAAGGGCCGGCGCTGGCGTTGCTGCTGGCTGGCCCGGCGCTTTCGCTGCCCAGCATGCTGGTGCTGCGCAGCACCATGGGCACGAAGAAGACGGTGGTGTATGTGTCGCTGGTCATCGTAATGGCGACAGCCACCGGGCTGCTTTACGGAGCATTGTTTTAA
- the arsM gene encoding arsenite methyltransferase, with product MKKIKATKDAEAVRAAVREGYGKIAGSGGSCCGTTPTCCGSPPAASEELAKHIGYSARELAALPEGANLGLSCGNPNALAALRPGEVVLDLGAGGGFDVFIAGKKVGRKGRAIGVDMTAEMLAKARKNTGSYRQTTGLDNVEFRLGEIEHLPVPDNSVDVVISNCVINLSPDKPQVWREIARVLKPGGRVAVSDLALLKPLPPAIRDSVEALVGCVAGAVLVTETERMAEDAGLTDIGLTPKSGYIDGMVDWQDPLYQKIIASLPAGAKPGDYITSLEVTAKKPACKCCG from the coding sequence ATGAAGAAGATCAAAGCAACCAAAGACGCGGAAGCTGTGCGCGCGGCAGTGCGGGAAGGTTACGGCAAGATCGCCGGGAGCGGCGGGTCGTGCTGCGGGACAACGCCGACCTGTTGCGGCTCGCCGCCGGCGGCCTCGGAGGAACTGGCCAAGCACATCGGCTACAGCGCGCGGGAGTTGGCGGCATTGCCCGAAGGCGCAAACTTGGGTTTGTCATGCGGCAATCCGAACGCCCTGGCCGCACTGCGGCCGGGAGAGGTGGTGCTGGATCTGGGGGCGGGCGGGGGATTCGACGTGTTCATCGCCGGCAAGAAAGTTGGACGGAAAGGGCGGGCCATCGGCGTGGATATGACCGCCGAGATGCTGGCGAAGGCCCGCAAGAACACGGGCTCCTACCGCCAGACCACGGGCCTAGATAACGTCGAGTTCCGGCTGGGCGAGATCGAGCACCTGCCAGTGCCAGACAACAGCGTGGACGTCGTGATTTCCAACTGCGTGATCAACCTGTCACCGGACAAGCCGCAGGTATGGCGGGAAATCGCGCGGGTGTTGAAACCGGGGGGGCGGGTGGCCGTTTCGGACCTGGCATTGCTCAAACCGCTGCCCCCCGCGATTCGTGATAGCGTGGAGGCGCTGGTGGGCTGCGTGGCCGGGGCGGTGCTGGTAACTGAGACCGAGCGCATGGCTGAAGATGCTGGCCTGACCGACATCGGTTTGACCCCGAAGTCTGGATACATTGACGGCATGGTGGACTGGCAAGATCCGCTCTATCAGAAAATCATCGCCAGCCTGCCTGCCGGAGCCAAGCCCGGTGACTACATCACCAGCCTGGAGGTGACGGCGAAAAAGCCGGCGTGCAAGTGCTGCGGGTGA
- a CDS encoding C-GCAxxG-C-C family protein: MKTKNEAAMEKFLAGYNCAQSVFYAYAPELGLDGDTALKVATGLGAGMGRRGEVCGAITGGILALGLKYGRGGQQDRSATDQTYQKTLDLMARFEQRHGSCLCHVLLGGCDLRTAEGQQYFRDEDLLRKTCAGCVRTVVEVLDELLATPEISLNGETKV, from the coding sequence ATGAAGACAAAGAATGAAGCAGCGATGGAGAAGTTCCTGGCGGGCTACAACTGCGCGCAATCGGTCTTCTACGCCTATGCCCCGGAATTGGGACTGGATGGAGACACCGCGTTGAAGGTGGCTACTGGTTTGGGCGCGGGAATGGGAAGGCGGGGCGAGGTCTGCGGCGCGATCACCGGCGGGATTCTGGCGCTGGGTCTGAAATACGGGCGCGGCGGACAGCAGGACCGTTCGGCCACGGACCAAACTTATCAGAAGACGCTCGATCTGATGGCGCGCTTTGAGCAGCGGCACGGATCGTGCCTGTGCCACGTCCTGCTGGGAGGGTGCGACCTGCGGACGGCGGAAGGGCAGCAGTATTTCCGGGATGAGGACCTGTTGCGCAAGACCTGCGCCGGCTGCGTCCGGACTGTCGTTGAGGTGCTGGATGAGTTGCTGGCCACGCCAGAAATCTCGCTCAACGGGGAAACCAAAGTGTGA
- a CDS encoding metalloregulator ArsR/SmtB family transcription factor encodes MQSFLNITKALADENRLRMLLALQRGELCVCQITELLGLAVSTVSKHLSILFQAGLVNARKDGRWMYYSLPGKGAPAAAREAVAWVRRSLARSERAAADTKRLKKVLAMDTALLCKRLCGK; translated from the coding sequence ATGCAGAGCTTCCTGAACATTACGAAGGCCCTGGCGGATGAGAACCGGCTGCGAATGCTGCTGGCATTGCAGCGGGGCGAGTTGTGCGTGTGCCAGATCACCGAGCTACTCGGGCTGGCGGTGTCCACCGTCTCTAAGCACCTGTCCATCCTGTTTCAAGCCGGGCTGGTTAATGCCCGGAAGGATGGCCGGTGGATGTATTACTCGCTGCCCGGCAAAGGGGCGCCGGCGGCGGCGCGCGAGGCCGTGGCGTGGGTGCGGCGGTCGCTGGCGCGGAGTGAGCGGGCCGCCGCGGACACGAAGCGGCTGAAGAAAGTCCTGGCGATGGATACAGCACTGCTGTGCAAGCGACTTTGCGGAAAATGA
- a CDS encoding DUF2784 domain-containing protein, translating to MTLLQRLWLALADLALVVHATFVAFVVVGLVVIWVGRFRGWAFVRNFWFRAGHLAAIGVVAVESVGGCACPLTTWENRLRLMAGSQEHYAGSFIQHWLHRVIFFEFDQWIFSVAYAAFFLAVVLSFWLIPPRWPRAGQRPT from the coding sequence ATGACGCTATTGCAGCGGCTCTGGCTTGCGCTGGCTGATTTGGCCCTGGTGGTCCACGCCACCTTTGTCGCATTCGTGGTCGTGGGATTGGTGGTGATTTGGGTGGGGCGATTTCGGGGCTGGGCGTTCGTGCGCAACTTCTGGTTTCGCGCAGGGCACCTCGCGGCCATCGGCGTGGTTGCAGTGGAATCAGTGGGGGGGTGTGCGTGCCCTCTGACCACGTGGGAAAACCGGTTGCGGCTGATGGCGGGTAGTCAGGAGCACTACGCCGGGTCTTTCATTCAGCACTGGCTCCACCGGGTGATCTTCTTCGAATTTGACCAGTGGATTTTCTCGGTTGCCTATGCGGCGTTCTTTCTGGCGGTGGTCTTGAGCTTCTGGTTGATCCCCCCACGCTGGCCGAGGGCCGGCCAACGGCCAACGTAG
- a CDS encoding SDR family NAD(P)-dependent oxidoreductase, with amino-acid sequence MNFLVTGGAGFIGSHVCERLLRSGHAVWAFDDLNPFYDPRLKQRNLRDLQSLAQTFEFVQGDLTNRPALDDLLGCVAFDQIIHLAARAGVRPSLEEPALYQRVNVEGTVNLLEAARLNRVKKITIASSSSVYGVNSKVPFSESDPIFSAISPYAASKLACEALGHVYHHVYGMDIVMLRFFTVYGPRQRPDLAIHKFTRLISAGAPIPVFGDGSAARDHTYINDILDGVIACTQQEFGYEIFNLGESQTVRLDRLIQLIENALDKQAILDRQPVQPGDVPITCADVSKARARLGYHPRVKIEEGIPLFVDWFTRNRL; translated from the coding sequence GTGAATTTCCTGGTCACGGGCGGCGCCGGCTTTATCGGCTCACATGTCTGCGAGCGGCTGCTCCGTTCCGGACACGCCGTCTGGGCGTTCGATGACCTCAACCCCTTTTACGACCCACGGCTTAAACAGCGCAATCTGCGCGACCTCCAATCCCTGGCGCAGACCTTCGAGTTCGTCCAGGGCGACCTGACCAACCGCCCGGCGCTCGACGACTTGCTCGGCTGCGTCGCGTTTGATCAGATCATTCACCTCGCCGCGCGCGCCGGGGTGCGGCCCAGCCTCGAGGAACCCGCCCTCTATCAGCGCGTCAACGTCGAAGGCACCGTCAACCTCCTGGAAGCCGCGCGCCTTAACCGCGTCAAGAAGATCACCATCGCGTCCTCTTCCTCGGTTTACGGCGTCAATTCCAAGGTCCCCTTCTCCGAGAGCGACCCGATTTTCTCCGCCATATCCCCCTACGCCGCCAGCAAGCTGGCCTGCGAGGCGCTCGGCCACGTCTATCACCATGTCTATGGCATGGACATCGTGATGCTGCGGTTCTTTACGGTGTACGGCCCGCGCCAGCGGCCCGACTTGGCCATCCACAAATTCACCCGCCTCATCAGCGCCGGCGCGCCCATCCCCGTCTTCGGCGACGGCTCGGCCGCGCGCGATCACACTTACATCAACGACATTCTCGACGGCGTAATCGCTTGCACACAGCAGGAGTTCGGCTACGAGATCTTCAACCTGGGCGAGTCGCAAACCGTGCGCCTGGACCGCCTCATCCAATTGATCGAGAATGCCCTGGACAAGCAGGCCATCCTCGACCGCCAGCCGGTGCAGCCCGGCGACGTGCCCATCACCTGCGCGGACGTCTCCAAAGCCCGGGCCCGACTGGGTTATCATCCTCGCGTGAAGATCGAAGAGGGCATCCCTCTTTTTGTTGACTGGTTCACGCGCAACCGGCTCTAA
- a CDS encoding sialidase family protein produces the protein MNQQLQSAVNRRQFIRAAALVTASVAAGVRRTANAAPGIEVLETRVISHTPQYYHGWPTVARRRSGQLLLVCSGGRQQHVCPFGRVELMVSSDEGRTWGWPQVLLDSAIDDRDAGVLETARGSILVTTFTSLAYEETLEKARTRKAGEQGSWPLERLDAWQAAHQRLTAAQRRAELGQWMIRSTDGGVTWSVRYPTIVNSPHGPIQLADGRLLYAGKELWTAKKRVGVCESLDDGQTWRWLAEIAPRPGDDAGQYHELHAVETGDERILVHIRNHNSANEGETLQTESTDGGKSWSVPRTIGVWGLPSHLLRLRGGDLVMTYGHRRPPLGNQARLSRDHGRTWSEPVIISGDGASGDLGYPSTVELEDKSLLSVWYEAMRGLPHAVLRQARWRLRS, from the coding sequence ATGAATCAACAACTCCAGTCCGCTGTGAATCGCCGACAGTTCATCCGTGCCGCCGCCCTTGTCACGGCCTCAGTCGCAGCAGGGGTGCGCCGCACAGCCAACGCCGCGCCCGGCATCGAAGTTCTCGAGACCCGGGTCATCAGCCACACGCCCCAATACTATCACGGCTGGCCGACAGTTGCGCGCCGGCGCAGCGGCCAGTTGTTGCTCGTTTGCTCGGGCGGTCGCCAGCAGCACGTTTGCCCCTTTGGCCGTGTTGAGTTGATGGTTTCGTCCGACGAAGGGCGGACCTGGGGTTGGCCACAAGTGCTCCTGGACAGCGCCATTGACGACCGGGATGCCGGAGTGCTGGAGACGGCTCGGGGTTCGATCCTGGTCACCACATTCACCTCGCTGGCCTACGAGGAGACCCTCGAAAAAGCGCGCACGCGCAAGGCCGGGGAGCAGGGATCGTGGCCGCTTGAGCGCCTGGACGCGTGGCAAGCGGCGCATCAACGTCTCACCGCGGCACAACGCCGCGCCGAATTGGGCCAGTGGATGATCCGCTCGACCGACGGCGGGGTGACCTGGTCGGTTCGTTACCCCACCATCGTAAACAGCCCGCACGGACCCATCCAACTTGCGGATGGCCGGCTGCTCTATGCCGGCAAAGAACTCTGGACCGCCAAAAAGCGCGTCGGGGTGTGCGAGTCGCTCGACGACGGGCAGACCTGGCGCTGGCTGGCGGAGATTGCGCCCCGTCCCGGCGATGACGCCGGGCAATACCACGAACTGCACGCCGTCGAGACCGGCGACGAACGTATCCTGGTTCATATCCGAAATCACAATTCGGCCAACGAGGGTGAAACCCTCCAGACCGAGTCCACTGATGGCGGCAAGAGCTGGTCGGTGCCGCGCACGATCGGCGTGTGGGGCCTTCCTTCGCATCTGCTCCGGTTGCGCGGCGGCGACCTAGTCATGACTTACGGGCACCGCCGCCCTCCCCTGGGCAACCAGGCCCGCCTCAGCCGCGATCACGGGCGCACCTGGTCGGAGCCGGTGATTATCTCCGGAGACGGTGCCTCGGGCGACTTGGGTTATCCAAGCACGGTCGAGCTTGAAGACAAGTCGCTGCTCAGCGTTTGGTACGAGGCTATGCGGGGTCTGCCGCACGCGGTGCTGCGCCAGGCGCGCTGGCGGCTGAGGAGTTAG
- a CDS encoding type II toxin-antitoxin system HicA family toxin — MSRLRVRGRELIRALQKAGFALVRIKGSHHFLRHADGRATVVPVHAGETIGPGLLGQILRDTDLSREELEGLL, encoded by the coding sequence ATGAGTCGCCTTCGCGTTCGAGGGCGTGAACTCATCCGGGCCTTACAGAAGGCGGGTTTCGCCCTTGTTCGGATTAAGGGCAGCCATCATTTCTTACGTCACGCAGACGGGCGGGCGACCGTCGTGCCAGTCCATGCGGGTGAAACCATCGGACCAGGCTTGCTGGGCCAGATTCTCAGGGATACCGATCTGAGCAGAGAAGAGTTGGAAGGGCTGTTGTAA
- a CDS encoding type II toxin-antitoxin system HicB family antitoxin produces the protein MRREFNVVIERDAEGYYVASVPSLKGCHTQARSLDKLLSRIREAIELCLEVERGASTKPSEFIGVQRVAVEV, from the coding sequence ATGAGACGGGAATTCAACGTGGTGATCGAGCGTGATGCGGAAGGTTATTATGTGGCTAGCGTTCCAAGCTTGAAAGGTTGCCACACGCAGGCGCGATCGCTGGACAAGCTGCTTTCCCGGATTCGTGAGGCGATTGAGCTTTGTCTGGAGGTCGAGCGGGGTGCCTCGACCAAGCCCTCTGAATTCATTGGCGTTCAGCGCGTTGCCGTAGAGGTATGA